From Topomyia yanbarensis strain Yona2022 chromosome 1, ASM3024719v1, whole genome shotgun sequence, one genomic window encodes:
- the LOC131676827 gene encoding ATP-binding cassette sub-family G member 8 isoform X1, with translation MELRSMTTPKQQREDRRYSMPHGMHGSLPPGVADDLHAWSIYSCLPPSTYRQNLNSDFADSALGSSDKSPQPYSPQHRSNGYRDDPAISNHPRYGGSKSNPLNSNMYTYLKFGLPRVFPPNGGQPSRNRNSSKANGRGRVNRGYRDSTGPGPGSSGYDSSDNETHRGRVPANLRKYRSESDFRAIGATNSRPNSRAQGIPLAALKQANSRASIAGTHVYNPYATNLRHHNLRSQSEADLLAEWDYDDSAAYGETRLYPEEIYNTQSRRHSIAGLVYPNIQVHCLDVLPGLRGVSLQAKAGDLFAIMATSQREGTALVEALAGVRKRMNGEILVNGQQVNRRILRQLCGYVPDLQTAPLDPRMSVQSTLSFHAALRGPYDRSDLKERIDILVEDLGLTAVRSANVSRLTHSEKQRLNVACQLLTQTSILLLDQTTVNMDIFDTFFLVEYLRQWCSAGRMVVMTLQPPTFEILSMCSGVLLLSGGRTVYSGSRADLPRHMGTLGYPCPPFKNPADYYLDLVTLDDLSAAALLESSARIESLANSWDHVNSEPPLAAPVANLPEPTKSAGFFGQINALAKRYMSYKQPGSLLNWISRLILAAVLSLFVGCIFWDVPASDPQLNLNDRLGFLHCIIMLALWPLLILQIRDIQEDRRHAEKDLRLSLYGRFLYIIIQTTLSVLPSLCIWLAYLLPAHSMAGLYSSSSNNDTAIYLYMGYMLLYLMAIQTIVLFIAHLVSCGITATIITSLVLLFLSAVGGYSIHSRNVPDYLLWGEVVSPEKWILPLFTEQEYSPETLTALISQQMCRNKQVQHQEIIVQQPCPPPNGTAVLVDHQLLARDHVLDPTDMYSSTVLGLLLTSIVFFALTMFVFLINCQNLFRTRTDRRQKRV, from the exons ATGGAATTGCGTTCGATGACCACCCCGAAGCAGCAACGCGAGGACCGGCGGTACTCGATGCCGCACGGAATGCACGGATCGCTACCTCCCGGTGTGGCAGACGATCTGCACGCGTGGTCCATCTATAG CTGTTTGCCTCCGTCCACTTACAGACAAAATCTTAACTCAGACTTTGCCGACTCAGCCCTTGGGTCATCGGATAAATCGCCCCAACCGTACAGTCCCCAGCATCGTAGCAACGGCTACCGGGATGATCCAGCTATTTCGAATCACCCCCGCTACGGAGGTTccaaatcgaatccactcaactCCAATATGTACACCTACCTCAAATTTGGTTTGCCACGGGTATTCCCACCGAACGGTGGACAGCCGAGTCGGAATCGAAACTCGTCCAAGGCGAACGGCCGCGGTAGGGTTAACCGAGGTTACCGAGACAGTACCGGGCCTGGGCCTGGGTCTTCCGGGTACGACAGCAGCGATAACGAAACTCATCGGGGTAGAGTGCCAGCTAATTTAAG gaaatacCGTAGCGAATCGGATTTTCGTGCAATCGGAGCGACGAATTCGCGACCAAATTCTCGAGCCCAAGGTATCCCCCTGGCAGCTCTGAAGCAGGCAAACAGCCGTGCCAGCATAGCTGGAACCCACGTGTATAACCCGTATGCAACCAACTTGCGGCATCACAACCTTCGATCACAAAGCGAAGCAGACCTTCTGGCAGAGTGGGATTACGACGATTCGGCAGCATACGGCGAAACGAGACTGTATCCGGAGGAAATCTATAACACACAAAGTCGAAGGCACTCGATAGCGGGGCTTGTTTATCCAAACATTCAAGTGCATTGCTTGGACGTATTGCCCGGGCTTAGGGGTGTTTCGCTGCAAGCCAAGGCCGGTGATTTGTTCGCCATTATGGCCACATCCCAGCGTGAAGGAACAGCACTTGTTGAAGCGTTGGCTGGTGTGCG GAAACGCATGAACGGAGAAATCCTGGTCAATGGACAGCAGGTGAACAGACGTATACTTAGGCAACTGTGCGGGTACGTGCCCGATCTACAAACTGCACCCCTCGACCCGCGAATGAGTGTCCAAAGCACTCTGTCATTTCATGCTGCACTCCGTGGCCCGTACGACCGCAGCGACCTCAAGGAACGTATTGATATCCTCGTGGAAGACCTTGGTCTGACCGCTGTACGGTCTGCTAATGTCTCCCGTTTGACTCATTCGGAAAAACAAAGACTGAATGTAGCATGCCAACTACTAACGCAAACATCTATACTGCTACTTGATCAGACCACTGTGAATATGGATATCTTTGATACGTTCTTCCTGGTAGAATACTTACGGCAGTGGTGTAGCGCGGGCAGGATGGTCGTCATGACACTGCAGCCACCGACCTTTGAAATTCTCTCGATGTGCTCCGGAGTACTGCTGCTGTCTGGTGGTAGAACAGTATACTCCGGAAGTAGAGCTGATTTGCCAAGACATATGGGTACTCTTGGGTATCCTTGTCCTCCGTTTAAAAATCCTGCAGACTACTATTTGGATTTGGTAACACTGGACGATCTTTCTGCGGCGGCTTTGCTGGAATCGTCTGCCCGCATCGAATCGCTGGCCAACTCATGGGATCACGTTAATTCAGAGCCACCGCTCGCTGCTCCTGTTGCCAATTTGCCGGAACCAACTAAAAGTGCTGGATTTTTCGGGCAGATTAATGCTCTTGCTAAAAG GTACATGTCTTACAAACAACCCGGATCGCTGCTGAACTGGATAAGCAGACTTATTCTGGCCGCCGTGTTGTCCCTCTTTGTAGGATGTATCTTCTGGGATGTGCCAGCGTCCGATCCACAGTTAAATCTAAACGATCGATTAGG CTTCCTTCACTGTATAATAATGCTTGCCCTTTGGCCATTGTTGATACTACAAATCCGCGACATTCAGGAAGATCGACGACATGCGGAAAAAGACCTTCGTCTGAGTTTGTACGGAAGATTTCTCTACATCATAATCCAAACGACACTCAGCGTATTGCCAAGCCTTTGCATATGGTTAGCATATTTGTTGCCGGCCCACAGCATGGCTGGCCTCTACTCGTCATCGAGCAACAATGACACTGCAATATACTTATACATGG GTTACATGTTACTTTACCTTATGGCCATACAAACGATAGTGTTATTCATTGCCCACCTGGTGTCGTGTGGAATTACTGCAACTATCATAACCTCTCTGGTGCTGCTGTTTCTGTCCGCCGTTGGGGGCTATTCCATCCATTCCCGAAACGTTCCCGACTACCTGTTGTGGGGTGAAGTGGTATCACCTGAAAAATGGATCTTGCCATTGTTCACCGAACAGGAGTACAGCCCGGAAACTCTCACCGCCCTCATCAGTCAGCAGATGTGCCGGAACAAGCAA GTACAGCATCAGGAGATCATCGTTCAGCAACCCTGTCCACCGCCGAACGGAACCGCCGTGCTGGTCGATCACCAACTGCTGGCCCGGGATCACGTACTCGATCCGACCGATATGTACTCCTCAACGGTACTGGGATTGCTGCTTACCAGTATCGTGTTTTTCGCGCTCACCATGTTTGTCTTTCTGATCAACTGTCAGAATCTGTTCCGGACACGAACCGATCGTCGGCAGAAGCGCGTCTAG
- the LOC131676828 gene encoding protein D3-like translates to MKRLLFALIVTVLACQSVAQEGPSSAFVGNGIIPDVIAVAPPAIVKVSFPSGHEVNLGNELTPTQVKDQPSVSWDADPNALYTLIMTDPDAPSRAKPKMREWKHWLITNIPGSDVASGETIAEYISSAPPEDSGSHRYIFLVYKQPAGKIQFDEPKQSNRNPNRGKFQAAEFARKYNLGTPVAGNYYEAQYDEYVPQVYATLTDTK, encoded by the exons ATGAAGCGACTTCTTTTCGCCTTGATCGTAACCGTTCTCGCGTGTCAATCCGTAGCCCAAGAAGGTCCGTCGTCAGCCTTCGTAGGAAACGGAATAATTCCTGATGTCATCGCCGTAGCTCCCCCTGCAATCGTCAAAGTTTCATTCCCCTCCGGACACGAGGTCAACCTCGGCAACGAACTAACTCCAACGCAGGTCAAAGATCAACCGTCCGTCAGCTGGGATGCCGATCCGAATGCACTGTACACGCTGATCATGACCGACCCGGATGCACCCTCGCGAGCTAAACCGAAGATGCGTGAATGGAAGCACTGGCTGATCACTAACATTCCCGGCTCCGATGTAGCCTCCGGGGAAACCATTGCCGAGTATATCAGCTCCGCCCCACCGGAAGATTCGGGATCACATCGGTACATTTTCCTCGTTTACAAACAACCCGCTGGAAAAATACAGTTCGATGAACCCAAGCAGAGCAATCG CAATCCAAACCGTGGGAAATTCCAAGCTGCTGAATTTGCCAGAAAGTACAATCTTGGTACCCCGGTCGCAGGCAACTACTACGAGGCGCAGTACGATGAATACGTTCCACAGGTGTATGCCACGCTCACGGACACAAAGTGA
- the LOC131676827 gene encoding ATP-binding cassette sub-family G member 8 isoform X2: protein MELRSMTTPKQQREDRRYSMPHGMHGSLPPGVADDLHAWSIYRQNLNSDFADSALGSSDKSPQPYSPQHRSNGYRDDPAISNHPRYGGSKSNPLNSNMYTYLKFGLPRVFPPNGGQPSRNRNSSKANGRGRVNRGYRDSTGPGPGSSGYDSSDNETHRGRVPANLRKYRSESDFRAIGATNSRPNSRAQGIPLAALKQANSRASIAGTHVYNPYATNLRHHNLRSQSEADLLAEWDYDDSAAYGETRLYPEEIYNTQSRRHSIAGLVYPNIQVHCLDVLPGLRGVSLQAKAGDLFAIMATSQREGTALVEALAGVRKRMNGEILVNGQQVNRRILRQLCGYVPDLQTAPLDPRMSVQSTLSFHAALRGPYDRSDLKERIDILVEDLGLTAVRSANVSRLTHSEKQRLNVACQLLTQTSILLLDQTTVNMDIFDTFFLVEYLRQWCSAGRMVVMTLQPPTFEILSMCSGVLLLSGGRTVYSGSRADLPRHMGTLGYPCPPFKNPADYYLDLVTLDDLSAAALLESSARIESLANSWDHVNSEPPLAAPVANLPEPTKSAGFFGQINALAKRYMSYKQPGSLLNWISRLILAAVLSLFVGCIFWDVPASDPQLNLNDRLGFLHCIIMLALWPLLILQIRDIQEDRRHAEKDLRLSLYGRFLYIIIQTTLSVLPSLCIWLAYLLPAHSMAGLYSSSSNNDTAIYLYMGYMLLYLMAIQTIVLFIAHLVSCGITATIITSLVLLFLSAVGGYSIHSRNVPDYLLWGEVVSPEKWILPLFTEQEYSPETLTALISQQMCRNKQVQHQEIIVQQPCPPPNGTAVLVDHQLLARDHVLDPTDMYSSTVLGLLLTSIVFFALTMFVFLINCQNLFRTRTDRRQKRV, encoded by the exons ATGGAATTGCGTTCGATGACCACCCCGAAGCAGCAACGCGAGGACCGGCGGTACTCGATGCCGCACGGAATGCACGGATCGCTACCTCCCGGTGTGGCAGACGATCTGCACGCGTGGTCCATCTATAG ACAAAATCTTAACTCAGACTTTGCCGACTCAGCCCTTGGGTCATCGGATAAATCGCCCCAACCGTACAGTCCCCAGCATCGTAGCAACGGCTACCGGGATGATCCAGCTATTTCGAATCACCCCCGCTACGGAGGTTccaaatcgaatccactcaactCCAATATGTACACCTACCTCAAATTTGGTTTGCCACGGGTATTCCCACCGAACGGTGGACAGCCGAGTCGGAATCGAAACTCGTCCAAGGCGAACGGCCGCGGTAGGGTTAACCGAGGTTACCGAGACAGTACCGGGCCTGGGCCTGGGTCTTCCGGGTACGACAGCAGCGATAACGAAACTCATCGGGGTAGAGTGCCAGCTAATTTAAG gaaatacCGTAGCGAATCGGATTTTCGTGCAATCGGAGCGACGAATTCGCGACCAAATTCTCGAGCCCAAGGTATCCCCCTGGCAGCTCTGAAGCAGGCAAACAGCCGTGCCAGCATAGCTGGAACCCACGTGTATAACCCGTATGCAACCAACTTGCGGCATCACAACCTTCGATCACAAAGCGAAGCAGACCTTCTGGCAGAGTGGGATTACGACGATTCGGCAGCATACGGCGAAACGAGACTGTATCCGGAGGAAATCTATAACACACAAAGTCGAAGGCACTCGATAGCGGGGCTTGTTTATCCAAACATTCAAGTGCATTGCTTGGACGTATTGCCCGGGCTTAGGGGTGTTTCGCTGCAAGCCAAGGCCGGTGATTTGTTCGCCATTATGGCCACATCCCAGCGTGAAGGAACAGCACTTGTTGAAGCGTTGGCTGGTGTGCG GAAACGCATGAACGGAGAAATCCTGGTCAATGGACAGCAGGTGAACAGACGTATACTTAGGCAACTGTGCGGGTACGTGCCCGATCTACAAACTGCACCCCTCGACCCGCGAATGAGTGTCCAAAGCACTCTGTCATTTCATGCTGCACTCCGTGGCCCGTACGACCGCAGCGACCTCAAGGAACGTATTGATATCCTCGTGGAAGACCTTGGTCTGACCGCTGTACGGTCTGCTAATGTCTCCCGTTTGACTCATTCGGAAAAACAAAGACTGAATGTAGCATGCCAACTACTAACGCAAACATCTATACTGCTACTTGATCAGACCACTGTGAATATGGATATCTTTGATACGTTCTTCCTGGTAGAATACTTACGGCAGTGGTGTAGCGCGGGCAGGATGGTCGTCATGACACTGCAGCCACCGACCTTTGAAATTCTCTCGATGTGCTCCGGAGTACTGCTGCTGTCTGGTGGTAGAACAGTATACTCCGGAAGTAGAGCTGATTTGCCAAGACATATGGGTACTCTTGGGTATCCTTGTCCTCCGTTTAAAAATCCTGCAGACTACTATTTGGATTTGGTAACACTGGACGATCTTTCTGCGGCGGCTTTGCTGGAATCGTCTGCCCGCATCGAATCGCTGGCCAACTCATGGGATCACGTTAATTCAGAGCCACCGCTCGCTGCTCCTGTTGCCAATTTGCCGGAACCAACTAAAAGTGCTGGATTTTTCGGGCAGATTAATGCTCTTGCTAAAAG GTACATGTCTTACAAACAACCCGGATCGCTGCTGAACTGGATAAGCAGACTTATTCTGGCCGCCGTGTTGTCCCTCTTTGTAGGATGTATCTTCTGGGATGTGCCAGCGTCCGATCCACAGTTAAATCTAAACGATCGATTAGG CTTCCTTCACTGTATAATAATGCTTGCCCTTTGGCCATTGTTGATACTACAAATCCGCGACATTCAGGAAGATCGACGACATGCGGAAAAAGACCTTCGTCTGAGTTTGTACGGAAGATTTCTCTACATCATAATCCAAACGACACTCAGCGTATTGCCAAGCCTTTGCATATGGTTAGCATATTTGTTGCCGGCCCACAGCATGGCTGGCCTCTACTCGTCATCGAGCAACAATGACACTGCAATATACTTATACATGG GTTACATGTTACTTTACCTTATGGCCATACAAACGATAGTGTTATTCATTGCCCACCTGGTGTCGTGTGGAATTACTGCAACTATCATAACCTCTCTGGTGCTGCTGTTTCTGTCCGCCGTTGGGGGCTATTCCATCCATTCCCGAAACGTTCCCGACTACCTGTTGTGGGGTGAAGTGGTATCACCTGAAAAATGGATCTTGCCATTGTTCACCGAACAGGAGTACAGCCCGGAAACTCTCACCGCCCTCATCAGTCAGCAGATGTGCCGGAACAAGCAA GTACAGCATCAGGAGATCATCGTTCAGCAACCCTGTCCACCGCCGAACGGAACCGCCGTGCTGGTCGATCACCAACTGCTGGCCCGGGATCACGTACTCGATCCGACCGATATGTACTCCTCAACGGTACTGGGATTGCTGCTTACCAGTATCGTGTTTTTCGCGCTCACCATGTTTGTCTTTCTGATCAACTGTCAGAATCTGTTCCGGACACGAACCGATCGTCGGCAGAAGCGCGTCTAG
- the LOC131676831 gene encoding protein D2-like: MTSEFVRDFKSHKIVPDVIPVPPSSLLQVNYPGDQTVNLGNILMPKQVKDIPEVQWTAEPNTYYVLCMTDPDAPSRTTPKFREWHHWLVVNIPGTDLERGEILSEYIGAAPPKKTGLHRYVFLVYQQDGRLSFNEPRLSNRSSQGRGKFSIQKFSEKYQLGVPVAGNFFQAQFDDYVPKLYRQLGQFQNAF; the protein is encoded by the exons ATGACGTCGGAATTTGTACGTGACTTCAAGAGTCACAAAATCGTACCGGATGTAATTCCGGTTCCACCAAGTTCGCTCCTTCAAGTAAACTACCCGGGTGATCAGACAGTAAACCTTGGAAACATACTGATGCCCAAACAGGTCAAAGACATCCCAGAAGTTCAGTGGACAGCAGAACCCAATACGTACTACGTCCTATGCATGACGGATCCCGATGCACCCAGCAGAACTACCCCGAAATTTCGCGAGTGGCACCATTGGTTGGTGGTTAACATTCCCGGAACGGACTTGGAACGAGGCGAAATTCTCTCCGAATATATTGGAGCAGCGCCACCGAAGAAAACCGGACTTCACCGTTATGTATTTTTGGTTTATCAACAGGATGGCAGGTTGAGCTTTAACGAACCGCGGCTATCCAATCG GAGCTCCCAGGGTCGCGGGAAGTTTTCGATACAGAAATTTTCGGAAAAGTACCAACTCGGTGTTCCAGTGGCGGGCAACTTTTTTCAAGCCCAGTTTGATGACTACGTACCTAAACTGTACCGCCAGCTAGGACAATTTCAGAATGCATTTTAA